In Paenibacillus guangzhouensis, a single window of DNA contains:
- a CDS encoding acetyl-CoA C-acyltransferase yields the protein MQEAVIVSIARTAVGRAKRGSLAQTRAEDLGKTVLNAVVERAPGLSKGDVEDIIIGCAMPEGEQGLNFARIMAQYAGFPVSVPALTINRFCASGLQSIAFAADRIMLGEADVVIAGGVESMSHVPMAGFKPSPHPQIVSDLPGVYMAMGHTAEQVAKQFNISREDQDRFAASSHHKAAAALSSGKFEEEIVPLETKLRHVDERGQLVERSIVFDRDEGVRPDTSEEVLAKLKPAFAARGTVTAGNASQTSDGAAAAVVMSRARAEQLGLKPLATFRAFAVAGVAPEVMGIGPVEAIPKALKRAGIEIDQVDLFEINEAFASQCLHIIRELGLDESKVNVNGGAIALGHPLGCTGTKLSASLIYELKRRGGGIGVVSMCIGGGMGAAGVFEVHE from the coding sequence ATGCAGGAGGCTGTCATCGTATCAATCGCCCGTACGGCGGTCGGAAGGGCGAAGCGTGGAAGTCTGGCACAGACGCGGGCTGAGGACTTGGGAAAAACGGTATTAAATGCGGTTGTGGAACGAGCGCCTGGACTCTCGAAAGGGGACGTTGAGGATATAATCATCGGCTGTGCGATGCCGGAAGGGGAGCAGGGACTTAATTTTGCGCGGATTATGGCGCAGTATGCAGGATTCCCCGTATCGGTCCCGGCACTGACGATTAATCGATTCTGCGCATCGGGGCTGCAGTCCATCGCCTTCGCGGCGGATCGCATCATGCTTGGCGAAGCCGATGTCGTGATTGCAGGCGGTGTAGAGAGTATGAGCCATGTGCCGATGGCGGGATTTAAGCCGTCTCCGCATCCGCAGATCGTCTCGGATCTGCCGGGCGTCTACATGGCGATGGGGCATACCGCCGAACAGGTGGCGAAGCAGTTCAATATTAGCCGCGAAGATCAGGATCGCTTCGCCGCGAGTAGTCACCATAAGGCAGCTGCGGCGCTCTCCTCTGGGAAGTTCGAGGAGGAGATCGTTCCACTTGAGACGAAGCTGCGGCATGTGGATGAGCGGGGCCAGCTCGTCGAGCGATCGATTGTGTTCGACCGCGATGAAGGGGTGCGGCCCGATACGTCGGAGGAGGTCTTGGCGAAGCTGAAGCCCGCATTCGCAGCCCGTGGGACGGTGACGGCGGGCAACGCGTCGCAGACCAGCGACGGAGCCGCCGCAGCGGTCGTCATGAGCAGAGCCAGAGCGGAGCAGCTGGGGCTGAAGCCACTCGCGACATTCCGTGCGTTTGCGGTGGCCGGTGTTGCACCAGAAGTAATGGGCATCGGTCCTGTTGAGGCGATCCCGAAGGCGTTGAAACGCGCGGGAATTGAAATCGATCAGGTCGATCTATTCGAGATCAATGAGGCATTCGCTTCGCAATGTCTCCATATCATTCGGGAACTGGGCCTGGATGAATCGAAGGTAAATGTCAATGGCGGAGCCATTGCGCTGGGGCATCCCCTAGGCTGCACTGGGACGAAGCTGTCCGCGAGCTTAATCTATGAACTGAAACGTCGCGGCGGCGGGATTGGCGTCGTATCGATGTGCATTGGCGGAGGGATGGGCGCCGCAGGGGTATTTGAAGTACATGAATAG